TCCCCTTGTATTGGCATATTCACTCATGATAGTATTGATACACATCATGTTTACATGTGGCGTAGTAGCATAGCATTTCATAcatgctttcaattcagcaGCTTGTTATTGCTTAATATTATCATTACTTACTCCTtttctttgggcctagtggtgcattgcgctgaggtcagtaattgcccactggaaactataaattatagttttcacgccctctgtttcatgtttttatttcagagccttccactccgggtgaggctagggaccgcgaaAAGGGAATCGCCACGAGCTAGCTTGTGAGCGAGGgacgttcgataggtggtccacctcttctttgttttctttttgggagaggatgagagttgtaccttgtatagagaccaccctttttgtaGTATTTTTGTGATGACTCTTGTACTGACTTTATCTTTTCGTTTAGTAGTTTACTTTCCCCTTTCTCTACTTGTCGTTAGTTGTTAGCTGTTAGTAGCTTTGATATCTCTAGTGACTTTATTTCTTCTTGCTTCtatatctcttttgttgtagacgccttatatgtgcaggcatatggcgggtctgggcacgcatcgggcgggcctatgccgggtcccgagGCGTGATATTAAGTTGTCAAACAGAAACAAAACAAGAAACATGAAATAAGTTATTGTGAAGGGAAACTTGAACTAAAATATTCATGTATTTTCAATAGTCAACATTATGTTCTTATATAAACCACCAAACCCATACATAAGAGTGCTTTATGAAGTGACctttcaatttatatatattttttagatcaTAACTACCAATTAGTTATCGATATCTCTTTGAACGTTAACCGATATATAggagttaaatttaaatatttataatgtaATAGTCAATTTTGATGGGCTCATACTCAAAGGAACGCTAATAAAATGTTAGGCATTACTTAAAAGTTAATGGTTAACTACTGGTGACATCAGTATgaaatcataaatatttaattattattttatttttttatataaacaatatgtttatattaatattttaatattatgcttaattataaaatactgattttagaccaaattaagtagatataaCTTTTTAAGATTCACTTTTTATAAGACTAATATGTGTTAGTAAATAACAAAACTGATTTTACGCCGTtggattttaatatgactttATCAAAAATATCTGATCGGTTTGATTAAAATcggatgtaacacactggaccttcgcGAATTGCAAGGTTGGAGCGTTTGATATGTGCTCCGAGCTCTTCCAtgcttggtggagggtcgtagactgtATTCTGTCCTAGTAGTTCGAATTCTGAGTTTTGGCTACGTCCTGAGAGTTTAACTCTCGGGGAttggtccctggtgggagagaccagtccctagTAGCACGGGTTGCGGCAGTCggccgaggcaaccggtcccctggctagggagaccggttcccgaatgcgcAGATTGCGGGagggtcctgagggaccggtccttggtgggagagaccggtccctctgcccGAAATCAGCCCAGTCTGGACTATGTGAGAGAGGTGAAGTGGAGGGGTTTTGCTGCAATTGTTACATCTCTTAGTGTATGTAGAGGGGGCAgggctctctccctctctcatttccctcactccctttcctttctttctttctttttctctcaagaagaagaaaaagaagaagaggaagaggatcaAGCTTGGAGGCCTTTGGAcatctccttctccctctcttcccaccttgctgatgcttgaaggcttggacttggggCTTGTTGGAGAGGAGATCATCGCTCTTggggcttggtttggagcttcttaaGAGGTTAGTTGCTCCCTTCTCCTCTCTAGACCTAGATTTGGTGGTTTTTGGgagataaaaccctagaatggaaaatctagggtttatttgtggctttttgatttgaagcttttagagctaatctaattggattagaaccttggtttaggttgcttcggaagggatttagctcccATTTGAGCTTTGTAGggggatttctacactataggtgaggcTTTGGCCTCTTTTGcctagatggttaatgtttaCTCTTGTGGTTGTTCGTTAGCTTCGTGTAGCTCattttttgatgcttctagggtgctaggaggctaatGGACACCcccgttggagcaaacgaagggttgcgtaagtttcggtgggtttgacctagccaaaaataggaaaaattttcattattggTGATTTATGTATCGTAAAGtgaaaaatcatgcattttcatgctagatgtatttattatgaattttaaaatgcttaacatgcctatgttatgtataatgaattttcggacctctatgtagtagagagcttgtaCGTGGGACTTGTGCATGAGTCTTGGCATTctacttgagacttggaaccTTGTTCCCTTAGCGAAAACGGAAATTGCATCACGCCCTTGAACATTATGAAATGAGATATGAGCGATTACCTTAAGCCATAGAGAGGCTTGGGACTGGTACTATTTGTGAACGattgagctaatgtcataaaggggcattgagctcgggctATGAATGAACCTCGTATTAAAGCCATAAAGTGTCCTAGAATGTGAAATGTACTTGGGTTATAGAAatgtttaagtgtcataaagaggcactaagcacaGTGTATGTTGGAATTTCGCTCGAGACATAGAACTGGATCGTTGGGTGGCTAGTGACTAATGCCATGGTAGAGACATGACGATTGGGTACTTGAGCTATTGATTTTGCTTGCttgtcatttgtgctcattcgcacatgcttgtgagggtcgctccctacaagccggcactccggagttggcctacgtgaCTTATGCTCGCTTGTGCGGTATCGAggaacctacggggtcgggagggataaaCTCATTTCCaaagtgggaatgctggagctaccatcgacacttaggcggcacaagctggactactcgtgtaggtcctagaacaagATTTAACTTTGACACCAAATCCTAAAATGtgaatcactactagatagattaTAGTAGCTGGGTTACTTGACATGCTTATAAAGTGGCTCGGAAATATTGGGACACGCAGTATACTTGATAGTGTTactcattgcatcatagtatacttggttgccgtGAAGAACATATTCATCTTATATTAGCATATTCAATCATGATAGCATTGATATACATCATGTTTACTTGTGGCTTAGTAGTATAGCAATTCATATATGCATTCAATTCAGCAGTTTACTATTGTTTCCTCTTTTATGCTTACTTtattttgggcctagtggtgcattgtgctgaggtcagtaattgcccactgggaactataaattatagttctcacgccctctattcatatttctttttagagccttccactccgggcgaggctagggactGTGGAAAGGGTATCGCGTCGAGCTAGCTGGTTGGTGAGGGACGATCGATAGATGATCtacctctcttttattttttttggaagaggttgagagttgtacccatatagagaccaccccatTTTGTAGTTCTTTGAGATGatttgtatcactttatgtttacCTTTAGTGAattgctttccttttctttactTGTCTTTAATTTTTAGCTATTAGTTGCTCTGATATTTTTAGTGGTTTTATCTCTTCTCGCTTTTACAcctctattgttgtagacggcttatatgtgcaggcatatggggGGTCTAGGCACGTACCGGGCGGGTCTATGCCGGGTCCAGGGGCGTGACATCGGACCGGTTCACCGGTTAGATAATTGAACCCCCAGTTTGAGCATCAAAGTGATTTTTTAACTTATCCAATTCAAAGGGTTGAACTAAATCCTTTTATAGACTAATTTACAGGAATGTCGGTTGGACTCCGGTTAAAACTACACCTATACTAAGGCCAACTAGAAGTTAAGGAGTAGTATTTAATGGGTATTTTGGGTGTATGGTAGtgaggaaaacttagaagtgggtaaataaataaatttaaattattgacAAAAAGAAGGACCATGACTTCATGTGGTCATTTGGTGTATGGACAAATTGGCAATTAATAAaagtgattttaaaaattatttaattaagccAAAGAATGCTTTACCTATcactttgctctctctctctctctctctctctcttatgtgTCTCTTTCTCTTAAATGTTAGTGGCCATATGGAACACCACCCACATATCATATCCTTCTTTGCGCACACATAAACCTACCAAATCCAATACACAACACTCATGCACTTGccctttattatttttctccttttttacgccttcccccctctctctctctctctctctctctctctctggctgCTTTGGGATACTGGAATAGCACTCCCAATTACTGGTtcctgactctctctctctctctctctctctctctctctctagaggccAAAGAGGAACCCTAAAGCTGTGATCTTTGACAATTAGGTACACACACAGATCCTTTCTCCCCACTTTTTTACTGGTTTTTACTTTTATCAAGAATCTGTGTGTTGcatctcctctctttcttcttcttcttcttcttcttcttcttcccccatTTTTGGAAGCTTGGATCtgaattagggttttgatggTGAGGTGATTTCCTGAGGGTGGCATTGCGGATGATTCCTGGGGATCTCCTCTTCTCTCGCATTAATGATGGGTTTTGCTAATTGGGTTGTCGATTTGATTGCTGTTTTTTGTGGAAAGGTAACAAAGGTTGGATCTTGATGAGACTGGTTTGATCCCCTGTGAGTTTATATTGGCGATCTACTTCTTGGTTGCTTTTGTTCTTGCAAGTTTTGGGTTAAAATCGTGTGCATTTGTTCATATTCGGGATTTTTATCAATTGATGTGGAAAAATTGCATGCTTTGTAGGGATTCTTTCAAACAATATCTGATTTTTATGTTGTTTTGTGCTGATCTAGCAAATTACTTTCTGTCTTCtattaattttagttaattttgatCTATTAAGATGTGATGTGTATGGTACATCATCTTATGAATTTGGTTTGGTCGGAAACCGATCTCTCCGGCGTTATTTCGTCTAGTTCTTGTAGTTGAGCATTTTGATGCCTCTTCTCGATGCATATAAACCTAAAAGTGGCAGATTCAGATATAAAAGTTTCTTTTTAAACTCGACATACTGCTTGGTTTCAGCTTTAATCGCGACCTCTGAATCCGCAGGCTCTACAGTTTCTTCTAGTTGCgttgtttataatttttcttcttggaaaaagagaagaagaaagtaaCATGATAAAACTCAGCTTCTTGAACCTGTCAGATATCTCTAATCTATTGCTGAGCAGTGTACTTCACATTTTGATTTCCTTCTCATTTGTTATCGAGCAGTTTTGTGCTTTCGTCGCAGACATCTCATGTCCATGGTAGGGTGATGGGGGAAGTGAAGTTTTATGCGTCAGATAAGAGGGTTCTCCGTAGAATACATTCAACACAATCGATCTTGCATTATCAAGAGTTGTTGTGAACGTCAAACTCTTTTCCTTAATTGATGGCTTCTGACTCTTTGCCCGAAATTACCTCGGAGGATCAGTACAATAGCCCCACCAGTAGTGAAGTAACTGAACCAGCTTCTACCGACTCTTCACTTCCACAGACTTCTGTGCCAAGCAAATCAGAAACCACCTCATCGACCGATTCGCTAAAATCTTCGCTCCTAAATACAGAAAAACGACCAAGTAGAGAAGCAGTGCAAGATCAAAATGGTCATTCAAAACATAGTAACTCAGACCCATCTTCTCCAAAAGGCGATTTTGTTGGCTCAAGTGAACCCCCAAGCGTAGAATGCAATAAAGACCGAGAGAAGAAGAATTCTGAGCATGGTAGCGTCAAAAACAGCTCGGCTTCTGCTAAAGTTAGTGATGGTACCAGCAGTTTGGAGAAGACTAGTGAGAGCGGTAAAATAAGCGACCGTGCCGATTTCGTCGAGAGCGGAAAGAGTAGTATGTGCAGGGCCAGTTCTAGCAGCAATGTGAGTGATGAAAGCTCTTGTAGCACCATAAGCAGCAATATAAGCAAACCCCACAAAGCAAATGATTCAAGATGGGAAGCTATTCAGGCGATTAGGGCTAGAGATGGTGTTCTTGGTCTGAGCCATTTTAGGTTACTTAAGAGGCTTGGATGTGGTGATATTGGCAGTGTGTATCTATCCGAATTGAGTGGAACAAAGTGTTACTTTGCAATGAAAGTTATGGACAAGGGAAATCTGGCGAGCCGTAAGAAGCTGTTTAGAGCACAAACGGAGAGGGAGATTTTGCAATGCCTCGATCATCCGTTTCTTCCGACGTTGTACACACACTTTGAGACGGAGAAGTTTTCTTGCGTGGTGATGGAGTTTTGCCCTGGAGGAGATTTGCATACACTTCGGCAGAGGCAGCCTGGGAAGTACTTTTCAGAACAAGCTGTCAAGTATGGACCTTGATCTTTTCCTTGTTTCCTGTTAAAGATATTAGTGGGTTTTCAAGTCTTCAtgtcttttattttctattgaaaTATTTTCCCAAAACTTAGCACATTTGAATTGTTGTCTTTGGTATTTATGGTACAGAGTAATTTTAAAACATAGATAATGTTCTTTATGCTCATGCAGTTTATTTTAGCTCGTAATTGTTTGAAAATGGAATTATCATATGATTGCCTCCTTAGTTTTactgaggaaaaaaaaaattcttagtGTTAGTAGAAGCCATGGAACTTATCATTAGATTGAAAACTGAGAATTGAAAAGATTGGTTGATAAATAATGAACAAGATTCTTGAGAAATCGTAATAACTTATTGCTAGAATAGAACTTCTATTTAACTACTTTGATTCTCTGCCATGGTGAAGAGCATATGCCATCTTGACTATTTAATTGTATTAGCTTGCTCATTGGTTGATTAGAATCCTGTTAAAGTGAGCTGTTACTAGTTTTTCTATATTTGCATGTACCTGCTATTGGCTTCTGCTGTTGTCTTTTTTGTTCAACCAGGTGAGCTTGATTTTGTGATGACTCATTTGTATTGGtcagaaagatttttttttcctttttatgtaTGTGGTTTGTTACCGGCGATGACTTGAATAGCATCTGCCATTTAGTTGGTTTAATTCAGTTACTCCACTTATATAAGTTTATTACTGAAAAAGTATGATCAGATTCACCCTTAGACCTTCTTGCAACTTCAGATTGTTAATTCCTTTATGGCATCTAAATGAACAACAATAGttatactttttttactttggcATTAGAGCAATGATACCTAGCTGTTCGATCATGTCTTTTGATCTTTAGGTTACATAGTGGCTTCTAAGATTGATCTTTAAAGAACACTTAAAATGTTTTAGTCTTTCAGGCATGGATGGGGTGCGCAATGTACATCCATGCGGGCTGCTGATATATAGGATTCCCATCGCTGTATGATGGGGATCAAATCATCTTCATCGAAGTCTCAGCAGGTTTCATTATTTACAGGGAATTCCACGCAATGGCACAAACACATAAATcatttaaaaaacttataatttgagTATTCTTCACTCCAATTTCAACTCAGTTAAGCTTGATATCAATTTTTGGATCTTCTAATTATCACGACCAATTAAAGTTATTGTCACTATATGCTAATTTATTAACCATTATGTATCAAATTGCTAAAAGACAGAGGAATCCAACAACATTTAACTAATATACTAGGTAACTAAATAACTATATTCAATTACATTCGCTGCCATTTACTAATTTTTAAGGACATCAAAACTAATCAGCATTAGATAAATAACCAAGTACATAGACACATGTACTTTAAATATGAGAACCTTGAGAGGGGAAGGGGTAGTTGCCATTCCATGAAAGATATCACCCAACAATCAATTTGGTTTCATCATAGGAGAACTTGGTGTTATTCAAGTTTTCAACATTATGAATTAAGGCCAGAATCATGTCATATCAGTTGATTTATGTTGCAAACTTGGAGGGGATAGtgttttctcattttcttttcttttccttttgatGAATGGTCCAAAACGGGCAAATTTCATCGGTAGATGATTAAGGTAACCTTGTCTTATATTTGGGAGAGAAGCAAAAATGATATGGCAAATGCGCCATACTTGTAGAAATGTACAGAATTGGAAGGAAAGGTATGGTGCCAGCTACATTGTCAGGAGAGGATTGTAGGTACGGGTGGCAAAATATGGCCCTCCGGTTGACTGATTCGGTCTGATCCAGAAAGTAATCGGGTACGAACATACAATCGTGCTGAAAAATTGGATTCAGCCAAAATTTTTTGTCTGAATAAAAAATCGGGTCTGGGTTCAGTCCAATAAATCTGGACAAACAGGGTCATAATACCCAGAAGTCTAATAGACTCATATAGAGATTTTTCTTTTAGTCATCTCCTATCTCCGAGGAGAAAATTGAGTATGTGATACTCAAAGAATCTCTCTTTCCAACTTTTAGAAGTATAGCAGGCAACTTCTCATCTTCTTTCcatcttttcaaaatttttctattatttccCACTTTTAAACTCATGATTCCTTTCTTCAATGTTTAAAACGGACTCGGTTTAAAACCGGATCAAACTGGGTTTAGTTTCATACGAAGTAACAGCCTAAAATTGGGCCTGGTTTTAAACAGGCAATCTTGTCTGAATTATGGATCCGGGTCAGATTAGGACATAATAGATGCTCATTGTTCTTACCCATTGTCCTACCTGATTTTGACCTGGACCTGAATTTTTGCCACCCCTAATTATTATAGAGAATTATGACTTGCTTTCAGTATAGAAGTTCACTTTCTCTCTATAGTTGTAGGGATTTGTCATTGTACGGtgcttttaaaaaattgtatgaaaCATTTGTTTGACATTGGGAACAAATTGCTCTCTAAATCAAAATCTCAGGTCTTGTTTGAAATTGGTTACTTAATAGCTCAAATACTTGGACCTCTTTGGTACAAGCAAatatttttgctaatttataGATGTGATTAACAGTAAAAGCCAAACTTCCAAGTTGGTCCACTATGTTTTGCGAGTTATCTAAATTTTGGACtaaattttgtacttttttccTGGAAAATAGTCATATAACCTACTGACATGATTTGTTAAATCAAAATCAGCCTAAGATTGAGTATATATTTGTCCACTAGGGAGGGGATCTGCAACAGCTAATCTTTACTGTAGGGAATATCATTAGTTACCATCAGAAATAACAGTTCATAAGAACATGTAAAATAACTACTGTGTAAAAGTCACAATACTAAACACATGATTACTAGAATTGATGAATATAGTTATACAGTTATCAAAAGTTATAAGAAGAGGTCAGAAATGGTGTAAACCAATGTATCGACTTACATGAAATTTGGTTAGTAACGAACTAATCTTAGGTAACATTTTACATTTAGGGATTTCATTGACTAGTTTATGTGTAAGGTTAGCTATGGTACGTCATCTAGGAGATAATTCTTTGGAGATAGGAGGCTTTCTGTCTCATGGAATGCAAGTTCAACACTTAATGTTTTGCTGGTCTGAAAGAGTCGTAGATCTTTGGACATTATGTATATAGTACAAATATGTCACATGTCCAGACTCGCGCATTAGTACCAAGATGGCTAGGAATATTCTCATGAACAACTGTAATGGCTGATAGTGCATTCAAAGATTATTGTGCTGGCGTTGCCATTTCGTATGGATGATTTTTCAGTTGTACAAGAGCAGTCTTATGATGAGATTGGCAAATTTTGGAGCATTTGTTTTactttgatttgaattttaaacttttcaagATCAACAAATTGTATCATCCTATGAATTTTATCTCTTTGAACTTCTCATGATATTTTTACCTTAATTAGTTcaccaaaagaaaaagttatGCTGTCTTTTGCCTTATGATGAGATTTATGCCCTTTGTGACAAAATATTCTCGATTCCATTTTTTCTATATGTTTCATGCTATTATTTATTCCTTTGATAGATCATGTTTAGAATATGCTGTGAATATTTTCTTGCTACTTTAGTCATGTTCTTCTTGCTTCATCTCATTTTAGCAACAATTGTAGTGTCTTTTTCTACCCTGTGTAGTTAGCCGTGTGTCAACGATTAGAACTAGTCCCATGTCTCCATATGGTGTTAATTATGTATATGCTGAAACAAAAGATTTAaatgccgtggcacgggggcatGCTGAAAACTTGCTATCATGATATAGCAAGGTGTGTGTCATGTCATGCTGATGCaagccggtcacaaaaaatacctATGTGCCAACACACAGTGGCATGAAATATTTCTTTCGCGCCAATATGTTCTAATagcttattatatttttttatcaaatcttttgcactttattgaGGTAACTACTTGCTAAGTTCAAAGGAAAAAGGGTTTTGGCTGTGCTATCGGTGTGGGTGCCGTATCGTGTCAATATCTTGTCAGCACAATACGATATGTTGGGCACAACCTGTGTTGATGGGCATTTAAATCGTTGGGCTGAAATGATATTTGCAACAACCCGATCTGCTAGAactaataacttgttgggccaaAACCACTGGTCCAAAATGCTTATGCGTAGTAACCTAGTTACTAGTTTTAGTCTGTTTGTCATATATAAGCCCTAGGCATTTTCCCACATTATTCGATGTCGGACTATTGGGTTGTCGCATGCTCTCCCTGTTTTAGGGGTTGACATCTTTgttagtccaatcacacacattGCTTAAGATTACCAAACGATATGAGGCCCACTTTGCACTTCCGGCTGATGAACTGGCTTTGATAGCAACTATAACGATCCGGCACAccagcaataataattcgttgagcTCAAATCACTGGCGCAAAATGCTTTAGCCCCATTATTATTCTAGTGTGCTCGTCATATATAAGCCCCTTACACTTTCCTACATTATCCGATGTGACACTATTGGGGTGCCACGATATTAATTGTTGATTGGTTGGCCTTTTATGTAGAAAAGGGCTTGTAACCAAGAACGCAGTAAACAATGGATAAGCACTTCAGTAGTAGGCATGACGGAAGGGGCTTGAGTGGTGTGCCTCTCTGCATTGCAACATTTCAAATCCACAACCCATCCTGGCTGTCTTATAGTGCGCCCAGAACTTAATATGTAGTTAGTTTCTTGAAAATGACCTCGTTTGAGTTCGTCTGTGACCTTACAAGTCTATTTGGGGAAAGATTGTTTGACAAATAAGTTCTATCATATCTTTTACTAGTTTTGTTCTATTCTTCCATTCCTGCTAAAACTCCTTTCTTCCATGAGATCTCATTATTGCTGCATTATGTTGTTTCTTTGATCATCCCATATCACCTCAATCAATTTTCCTGCAAGTCTCTTTGGTTGCCATATGTCACGGTGTCAGACAAAAAACTTTTAAGGCTATCTTCTTCCATTCCTTGTCTCAGCATCCTTGGCcgtattatttattgttttaataTGTTGTTTCTTGCTCTTTAAAATTCTGATCCATCAGCCTAAGGGGCATATGAAAGCAACGTAGTTTCCTGTTTCAGCTATCTGAGCTGAATTATATTAGCAATTTGATTGAATCTCTTCCACCTTCAACTAATGATCTCAGGTAGCAGATTGACTTCCTCTTAGTTATTTTGATCCGTCAAGGATACCTCTGTTTTATCCCTCTATACAGAATTGCATTCCATATGCTAAGTGTTAAGCCACTTATCTTAATACCCTTAGATTTCAAGTTACTGCATAATGCTTAAAACTGTCTTCAATCCAATTTTGGATTCATGAATTAAAACCATGCTACTAATAAATAAGATACATAATGGTATATTTTAGTTTTGTCTGTGTATCTCATTAAGATCTCAATTCCAAAATAAGCTTCTTCTGTGGTGCCTTTTTAACCCTaaaaaggaaaatgagaaagtaaaagagaaaaaagatgcTATCCGCAATACCTGAATTCCATTTTCATGTTTTGGAATTTCCTATTCTACAGCAGCTCTGTTGCTTCTATTACTTTCAATTGGGTTTCTATGTTGTCAGACATTACTGTTGTGGTTTTTTCTCTTGCGCCTGTAAGCCTTATCAGCTTCCAAACACACTGATTGCATTAGTTCATTTCTTAAGGAAGGGAATCTCTGCATGATTTTGTTATTTTCAATTATCTAAAACAGGGTCCTACAGATATCTAATGAAGTAACTAGTGATGGCAAGCAACTAAGGCATGAGGGAATTACAAACATCTTTGAAGTCATCAATTTCCCAAATATGGTTTCATAGAGCAGAGCCCTAGGATGCCAAGTGTCACGGACAAAACTTTTTCTTCGtaaaagcccgtgcggcgcccccttcttgctcgaagatgggcaagccttcccCAAGTCCAAATACGGACAAGCCTTCGAAacttaacagcggaataccaatccaagcatttgccaagcttgctcctgcGCGAGACTGACAGCTCAACCAATCGCCTGCAATCGAACCCCTCGTCGGACTCCACGAGTTCcccaacgagcaaccccaatacTGAGGCTGGCCACCAAGCAAGGTCACTTCTCCACCATTGTGCCTCATGCACCCGACAGCATCCACGGCCATACCGCCCACTCGCGGCCTGCTCGCTCGGTCCAATGACACACGTCAAAGCAGCCACCCAAGTGTGCGCCACAAGCTCGTCTGTCTTCCAACGCCAGCGACCAGCGCGACACCCCGCACGCCCATGCTCCGCACATTCGTGCTTCACATACGACCCGTACGACACACGTGCCCTCAACGCTCCTGGC
This window of the Ananas comosus cultivar F153 linkage group 19, ASM154086v1, whole genome shotgun sequence genome carries:
- the LOC109724714 gene encoding serine/threonine-protein kinase D6PK-like yields the protein MASDSLPEITSEDQYNSPTSSEVTEPASTDSSLPQTSVPSKSETTSSTDSLKSSLLNTEKRPSREAVQDQNGHSKHSNSDPSSPKGDFVGSSEPPSVECNKDREKKNSEHGSVKNSSASAKVSDGTSSLEKTSESGKISDRADFVESGKSSMCRASSSSNVSDESSCSTISSNISKPHKANDSRWEAIQAIRARDGVLGLSHFRLLKRLGCGDIGSVYLSELSGTKCYFAMKVMDKGNLASRKKLFRAQTEREILQCLDHPFLPTLYTHFETEKFSCVVMEFCPGGDLHTLRQRQPGKYFSEQAVKFYVAEVLLSLEYLHMLGIIYRDLKPENVLVREDGHIMLSDFDLSLRCTFSPTLVKSSNPDQRNNNNSMYCAQPAACIEPSCIIQPSCSVPTTCFSPRLFSSKSKKDRKPKPKTDIGNQVSPLPELIAEPTDARSMSFVGTHEYLAPEIIKGEGHGSAVDWWTFGIFLYELLFGKTPFKGSGNRATLFNVVGQPLRYPESPVVSFAARDLIKGLLVKEPQHRLAYKRGATEIKQHPFFEGVNWALIRCATPPEIPRPVEINRPIGPVASTSQKATLTVEKGNDNYLEFDFF